Proteins found in one Streptococcus criceti HS-6 genomic segment:
- a CDS encoding AI-2E family transporter produces the protein MDKKNEKFYESWFYKWVLDNRFVSSLVVIILTFLALYLLTQVSFIFTALASFVTVVMLPIVISVLIYYLLKPPVQFVERHLHVRRTWAISLVYVLIVGLLVWGGSSLFPMLQDQILSFINNLPHYIKSVEHQINQILADRRFEMIRPQLEDWVNNYSSKAVDYAENFSKNIVSWAGDFASAVTRVAIAIVMMPFIVFYLLRDSDKLKENILKTIPVNWRKPISRILSDVNSQWQGYVQGQVTVAIIVGIMFSILFSIIGLRYAVALGISAGFLNMIPYLGSFLALIPAMILGLVEGPWMLIKVLIAFAIEQTIEGRFVSPLVLGTKLSIHPIMILFILLASGSVFGIWGVLLGIPVYSALKVVVKEIFDWYRDFSGLYNEESEQDDRVK, from the coding sequence ATGGATAAGAAAAACGAAAAATTTTACGAGAGTTGGTTTTATAAATGGGTCCTTGATAATCGCTTCGTCAGCAGTCTGGTTGTAATCATCCTGACTTTTCTGGCTCTTTATCTCTTGACCCAAGTCAGTTTTATTTTTACAGCTCTGGCTAGCTTTGTTACCGTAGTGATGTTACCGATTGTTATTTCGGTTTTGATTTATTATCTGCTTAAACCTCCGGTTCAATTTGTCGAACGCCATCTGCATGTCAGGCGAACATGGGCCATTAGTCTGGTTTATGTGCTGATTGTCGGTCTCTTGGTTTGGGGCGGTTCCAGTCTATTTCCTATGTTGCAGGATCAAATCCTGTCTTTCATCAATAATTTGCCTCATTACATCAAGTCTGTTGAACATCAGATCAACCAAATCCTAGCCGATCGCCGTTTTGAAATGATCCGCCCTCAACTGGAAGATTGGGTGAACAATTATAGCAGCAAGGCCGTTGACTATGCTGAGAACTTTTCTAAAAATATTGTCAGCTGGGCTGGCGACTTTGCCTCGGCTGTAACTAGGGTAGCTATTGCTATCGTAATGATGCCCTTTATTGTTTTCTACCTGCTGCGCGATAGTGACAAGCTCAAGGAAAATATTCTTAAAACCATCCCAGTCAACTGGCGCAAACCCATTTCCCGGATTCTCAGTGATGTCAACTCTCAATGGCAGGGCTATGTGCAAGGCCAAGTAACCGTAGCTATTATTGTCGGGATTATGTTCTCCATTCTCTTTTCAATCATCGGTCTGCGTTACGCTGTAGCGCTGGGCATTTCAGCGGGCTTTCTCAATATGATTCCCTACTTAGGTTCCTTCTTAGCCTTGATTCCTGCTATGATTTTAGGGCTTGTTGAAGGGCCTTGGATGCTGATTAAGGTCCTGATTGCCTTTGCCATTGAGCAAACCATTGAGGGACGTTTCGTTTCACCTCTGGTCTTGGGAACAAAACTCAGCATTCACCCGATTATGATTCTTTTCATCCTTTTGGCCTCTGGTTCTGTCTTTGGTATCTGGGGGGTGCTTTTAGGAATCCCAGTCTACTCGGCCCTGAAAGTTGTTGTCAAGGAAATCTTTGACTGGTATCGCGACTTCAGCGGCCTTTACAATGAAGAAAGTGAGCAAGACGACCGTGTTAAATAG
- a CDS encoding NUDIX hydrolase, translating into MTKLATICYIDNGKELLLMLRNKKPNDVHEGKWISVGGKLEAGETPEECAQREIFEETHLTVKKMDFKGLITFPEFTPGHDWYTYVFKVTDFEGDLISDEESREGTLEWVPYDQVLSKPTWEGDYEIFKWILQDTPFFSAKFTYDQSGNLVEKTVQFYDN; encoded by the coding sequence ATGACCAAACTAGCCACCATCTGCTATATTGATAATGGGAAAGAGCTGCTTCTTATGCTCCGCAATAAAAAGCCTAATGATGTTCATGAAGGCAAGTGGATTTCTGTCGGAGGTAAGCTTGAAGCAGGTGAGACACCTGAGGAATGTGCCCAAAGGGAAATTTTCGAAGAAACCCATCTGACCGTTAAGAAAATGGATTTTAAAGGCCTGATTACCTTTCCTGAATTCACACCGGGACATGACTGGTACACCTATGTTTTTAAGGTAACGGATTTTGAAGGCGATTTGATTTCTGATGAAGAGTCACGCGAAGGCACACTGGAATGGGTTCCCTATGACCAAGTTCTGTCCAAGCCAACTTGGGAAGGGGACTATGAAATTTTTAAGTGGATCTTGCAGGATACCCCTTTTTTCTCAGCTAAGTTTACCTACGACCAATCGGGAAACTTGGTTGAAAAAACCGTTCAATTTTATGATAACTAA
- a CDS encoding lactonase family protein, with protein MEEIYFGTYTKRQSQGIYKADFDNETGQLSNLQLVASQQNPTYLAFSADDCLYSIASDKNQGGVASYSPDFQPLNQVVEDGAAPCYLGLDGKRDLVFSANYHTGQALIYKRQDDGHLKLVNRIIHQGTGPHAHQDHARIHFADISPDRYLLTCDLGTDDLTSYALSESGRVQPIDNYHFPAGSGPRHLAFHPIFKHAFVVCELDSTVHNLIYQGCGNFETYQSITTLPDDYSGFNAPAAVEVTSDGWFLYVSNRGHNSIACYQFILDGYIHLIDIVPSHGKTPRDICLTADEKYLLVAHQDSDNITVFQRHPETGKLTEVNHDFYVPEAVCLVNRPRS; from the coding sequence ATGGAAGAAATCTATTTTGGCACCTATACTAAGCGTCAGTCTCAGGGAATTTATAAGGCTGATTTTGACAATGAGACTGGGCAACTGTCCAATCTCCAGTTAGTAGCCAGCCAGCAAAATCCAACCTATCTGGCTTTCAGTGCTGATGACTGTCTCTATAGTATCGCTAGTGATAAGAATCAAGGAGGGGTCGCAAGTTACTCTCCTGATTTTCAGCCTCTTAATCAGGTGGTTGAAGACGGAGCGGCTCCTTGTTATCTAGGTTTAGATGGCAAGCGAGATTTGGTTTTCTCAGCTAATTACCACACAGGGCAGGCTCTGATTTACAAGCGTCAGGATGATGGCCATTTAAAATTGGTCAATCGGATTATCCATCAGGGTACTGGTCCTCATGCCCATCAAGATCATGCTAGAATTCATTTTGCTGATATCAGCCCCGATCGCTACTTATTGACCTGTGATTTGGGAACTGATGATTTAACCAGCTACGCCTTGAGTGAGTCTGGCAGGGTACAGCCTATTGATAATTACCACTTCCCCGCTGGCAGTGGCCCCCGTCACCTAGCCTTCCACCCTATTTTTAAACACGCCTTTGTGGTCTGTGAACTCGATTCAACGGTTCATAATTTGATTTATCAGGGGTGTGGAAATTTCGAGACTTATCAATCCATCACCACCCTGCCAGATGACTACTCTGGTTTCAATGCTCCTGCTGCTGTTGAAGTAACCAGTGATGGTTGGTTCCTCTACGTATCCAACCGCGGCCACAATTCCATCGCCTGCTACCAATTTATTCTGGACGGTTATATTCACTTGATTGATATTGTACCCAGTCATGGGAAAACACCACGAGATATCTGTCTGACTGCTGACGAAAAGTATCTTTTAGTTGCCCATCAAGATTCGGACAATATCACTGTCTTCCAACGCCATCCAGAAACTGGGAAACTGACAGAGGTCAACCATGATTTCTATGTTCCTGAAGCCGTTTGTCTGGTTAATCGGCCTAGGTCCTAA